The following proteins are co-located in the Candidatus Deferrimicrobiaceae bacterium genome:
- a CDS encoding ATP-binding protein: MNRPVRGAEEFGVRNLLLVRTGITFALLASVVSVHFQEPELLLTPAFRFLYAAVVLSYGWLLVRYAFWSRCSLPIPAAIVQALVDVGFVSIIVLATGLYDSVFTFMFVVVILFGCLEFYMQGAVAWALLSSAAWAGLLYLQKEGVLSPPGWDPVSIDWDAYVRSVSTNTIGFMLIGLLAGLLGRDIRKTRERVQDREEDLEKLDRFNTCVVENIPSGIITSDTDGKISQINDAACGILGVTRNEVAGMPIETLFTEDATPMRREDLRVSRPEISFHRKDGTEIFLGFSSSLLKDSGNAVIGHVVIFQDLTPIKRMEERVRIADRLAGVGELSAGLAHEIRNPLASIAGASQMLHEAGDLPAESHTLLDIIDKESTRLNALITEFLEFAGPRPRDVKPVDLGKLVDAVIAAVCAGEGRKKGVTVERKGQGALSVEGDREQLSQVLWNLICNAIQATPRGGAVSVVLFPQVRHGERFAVLTVSDTGTGIAPGVLEKIYNPFFTTKEGGTGLGLAISQRIVIMHRGFLEARSAPGEGTCFSVLIPESPEATRDE, from the coding sequence TTGAACCGGCCGGTCCGGGGCGCCGAGGAATTCGGCGTACGAAACCTGCTCCTTGTACGGACGGGGATCACCTTCGCGCTCCTGGCGTCGGTGGTCTCCGTTCATTTTCAGGAGCCCGAGCTGCTGCTGACCCCGGCGTTCCGGTTCCTCTACGCCGCGGTCGTCCTGTCCTACGGATGGCTCCTGGTTCGGTACGCGTTCTGGAGCCGCTGCTCGCTGCCGATTCCGGCTGCAATTGTCCAGGCGCTTGTAGACGTTGGCTTCGTCTCGATCATCGTCCTCGCGACAGGTCTTTACGACAGCGTCTTCACCTTCATGTTCGTCGTCGTGATCCTGTTCGGCTGCCTCGAATTCTACATGCAGGGCGCCGTTGCCTGGGCTCTGCTCTCCTCCGCCGCCTGGGCAGGCCTGCTCTACCTCCAGAAGGAAGGAGTCCTCTCTCCGCCGGGATGGGATCCCGTATCGATCGACTGGGACGCTTACGTCCGCTCCGTTTCGACCAACACCATCGGATTCATGCTGATCGGCCTGCTCGCGGGATTGCTCGGCCGCGACATCCGCAAGACGCGGGAGCGGGTCCAGGACAGGGAAGAGGATCTCGAGAAGCTCGACCGCTTCAACACTTGCGTGGTCGAGAACATCCCTTCGGGGATCATCACCTCGGATACGGACGGAAAGATCAGCCAGATCAACGACGCCGCGTGCGGGATTCTCGGTGTCACCCGGAACGAGGTCGCCGGCATGCCGATCGAGACGCTTTTTACCGAAGACGCCACCCCGATGCGCCGGGAGGATCTTCGCGTGTCTCGGCCGGAGATTTCCTTCCACCGGAAGGACGGGACCGAGATCTTCCTCGGCTTTTCCTCTTCTTTGCTCAAGGATTCGGGAAATGCGGTCATCGGGCATGTCGTCATCTTCCAGGATTTGACGCCGATCAAGCGCATGGAGGAACGGGTGCGCATCGCCGACCGCCTGGCGGGGGTGGGGGAGTTGTCCGCCGGCCTTGCACACGAGATCAGGAATCCGCTGGCCTCCATCGCGGGCGCATCCCAGATGCTGCACGAGGCGGGAGACTTGCCGGCGGAGTCCCACACGCTGCTCGACATCATCGACAAGGAAAGCACGCGGCTGAATGCCCTGATCACCGAGTTCCTCGAGTTTGCCGGGCCCCGGCCGAGGGATGTCAAGCCGGTCGACCTCGGGAAGCTGGTCGATGCCGTCATCGCCGCTGTCTGCGCCGGAGAAGGGCGCAAGAAAGGCGTGACGGTCGAGCGGAAGGGGCAGGGCGCGTTGTCCGTCGAGGGCGACCGGGAGCAGTTAAGCCAGGTGTTATGGAACCTGATCTGCAACGCGATCCAGGCGACGCCCCGGGGAGGGGCCGTTTCCGTCGTCCTGTTCCCGCAGGTTCGCCATGGCGAGCGTTTTGCGGTGCTGACCGTCTCCGACACGGGAACGGGCATCGCCCCCGGCGTTCTCGAAAAGATCTACAACCCTTTTTTCACGACCAAGGAAGGAGGGACCGGCCTCGGCCTGGCGATTTCCCAACGAATCGTGATCATGCACCGTGGATTTCTCGAGGCGCGTTCCGCGCCCGGGGAAGGCACGTGCTTTTCCGTCCTGATCCCCGAAAGTCCGGAAGCAACCCGCGATGAATAA
- the trmFO gene encoding methylenetetrahydrofolate--tRNA-(uracil(54)-C(5))-methyltransferase (FADH(2)-oxidizing) TrmFO, which produces MNKPVPVKVIGAGLAGSEAALVLSAAGIPVELVEMRPLRSSPAHTGSSFAELVCSNSLGSEKVETGKGLLKAELRHMGCNLLAIAETVRVPAGMALAVDRERFGSQVTKAIRDRRGIHVTGAEQQSIPGDPLVIVACGPLPSEALGKSIEALLGGKGFYFYDAISPIVDATTIDPACSFIGDRYGDGVGDYLNLPMSKDEFDAFYAELMSARTVPARTFEEERHFEGCMPIEALGARGAETLLFGPFKPVGLRDPRTGLRPHAVVQLRKENVQGTMFNLVGFQTKLAWPEQARVFRMIPALRNVEFLRYGSMHRNSYIDSRHHLLPTLESRERPGLYFAGQVTGVEGYVESIASGFAAGLSVARRLRGEDAPPFPSESMTGALLRFVTTPAEGSFQPMNANFGLLPEPPAGKKKERRGRQTARALESIVRYRSESFSFDPLCVK; this is translated from the coding sequence ATGAATAAGCCCGTTCCGGTCAAGGTAATCGGGGCCGGGCTCGCCGGTTCCGAGGCCGCCCTCGTCCTCTCCGCCGCCGGCATCCCGGTGGAGCTGGTCGAGATGCGACCGCTCCGGTCCTCGCCCGCCCATACCGGGTCGTCGTTCGCCGAGCTCGTCTGCAGCAATTCGCTCGGGTCCGAAAAGGTCGAAACCGGGAAGGGGCTGCTCAAGGCCGAGCTGCGGCACATGGGCTGCAACCTGCTCGCGATCGCCGAGACCGTGCGGGTACCCGCAGGGATGGCGCTGGCCGTCGACCGGGAACGTTTCGGCTCGCAGGTGACCAAGGCGATCCGGGATCGGCGCGGGATCCATGTGACCGGAGCCGAGCAGCAGTCCATTCCGGGTGATCCCCTGGTCATTGTGGCCTGCGGACCGCTTCCTTCCGAGGCGCTCGGGAAGTCGATCGAAGCGCTTCTCGGGGGCAAGGGCTTCTATTTCTACGACGCGATCTCGCCGATCGTCGACGCGACGACGATCGATCCCGCATGCAGCTTCATCGGCGACCGGTACGGGGACGGCGTCGGGGATTACCTGAACCTCCCGATGTCCAAGGACGAATTCGATGCGTTCTATGCCGAGCTGATGTCTGCCCGCACGGTCCCCGCCCGCACCTTCGAGGAGGAACGCCACTTCGAGGGCTGCATGCCGATCGAGGCGCTCGGGGCGAGGGGGGCCGAAACGCTTCTGTTCGGGCCGTTCAAGCCGGTCGGGCTTCGCGACCCCCGGACCGGCTTGCGCCCGCATGCGGTGGTCCAGCTCCGCAAGGAGAACGTGCAAGGCACCATGTTCAACCTCGTCGGGTTCCAGACGAAGCTCGCCTGGCCCGAGCAGGCGCGCGTATTCCGGATGATCCCCGCCCTCCGTAACGTTGAGTTCCTGCGGTACGGGTCCATGCACCGGAACAGCTACATCGACTCCCGCCATCACCTCCTTCCCACGCTCGAGAGCCGGGAAAGGCCGGGCCTGTATTTCGCCGGGCAGGTGACCGGGGTCGAGGGATATGTCGAGTCGATCGCATCGGGATTCGCGGCCGGGCTTTCGGTCGCCCGGCGGCTGCGTGGCGAAGACGCGCCGCCGTTCCCGTCCGAATCCATGACCGGCGCCCTGCTCCGGTTCGTGACGACCCCTGCCGAGGGATCGTTCCAGCCGATGAATGCCAATTTCGGCCTGCTTCCCGAGCCGCCCGCCGGAAAGAAAAAGGAACGCAGGGGCCGCCAGACTGCGCGGGCGCTGGAATCGATCGTCCGTTACCGCAGCGAATCCTTTTCCTTTGACCCGTTGTGTGTTAAATAA
- a CDS encoding type II secretion system F family protein, with product MAKFSWEGKNKNGSVVTGEMEAPNEAFVLSQLRRQQVAPIKVRAKSREFKFNFDFGGGKVTPKELAIFTRQFATMIDAGLPLVQCLEILGNQQENLPFKKVVLRVKEDVEGGSTFADALGKHPRFFDELFVNLVSAGEVGGILDTILSRLAAYIEKANNLQKKIKSAMVYPATILAIALIVTMVLLLKVIPVFGAMFKDFGADLPAPTAFVMGLSGAAQKYFFVFVAFVIAVVWLIKWYYRQESGRRNIDGLLLKLPVVGSLIQRIAVARFSRTLGTMVSSGVPILEAMDIVAKSAGNKVIEEAIAKARLSISEGKTIADPLSESGVFPSMVTQMVGVGEATGALDTMLNKIADFYDEEVDTAVDALTSLLEPMLMVFLGVVVGGLVISMYLPIFKLAGAVGG from the coding sequence ATGGCCAAGTTTTCCTGGGAAGGGAAAAACAAGAACGGCAGCGTCGTGACGGGCGAGATGGAAGCTCCGAACGAGGCGTTTGTCCTGTCACAGTTGCGAAGGCAGCAGGTCGCGCCCATCAAGGTCAGGGCGAAAAGCAGGGAATTCAAATTCAATTTCGATTTCGGCGGCGGTAAAGTCACGCCAAAGGAACTGGCCATCTTCACCCGCCAGTTCGCCACGATGATCGATGCCGGTCTTCCGCTCGTCCAGTGCCTCGAGATCCTGGGAAACCAGCAGGAAAACTTGCCATTCAAGAAGGTCGTCCTCAGGGTCAAGGAAGATGTCGAAGGCGGCTCCACCTTCGCCGACGCGCTGGGCAAGCACCCCAGGTTCTTCGACGAGCTGTTCGTCAACCTCGTCTCGGCCGGGGAGGTTGGGGGTATCCTCGACACCATCCTCTCGCGTCTCGCCGCCTACATAGAAAAGGCGAACAACCTCCAGAAGAAGATCAAGAGCGCGATGGTCTACCCGGCGACCATCCTGGCCATCGCCCTGATAGTCACCATGGTCCTTCTCCTCAAGGTCATCCCGGTCTTCGGCGCCATGTTCAAGGATTTCGGCGCCGATCTCCCCGCCCCGACCGCCTTCGTCATGGGCCTCTCCGGGGCGGCCCAAAAATATTTCTTTGTGTTCGTGGCTTTCGTCATTGCGGTCGTTTGGCTGATCAAGTGGTACTACCGGCAGGAATCCGGCCGCCGGAACATCGACGGGCTCCTGCTCAAGCTGCCGGTCGTCGGAAGCCTGATCCAGCGGATAGCCGTCGCACGATTCTCCCGCACGCTCGGCACCATGGTCAGCTCGGGCGTACCGATCCTCGAAGCCATGGACATCGTCGCCAAGTCGGCCGGCAACAAGGTCATCGAGGAGGCGATCGCCAAGGCACGCCTCAGCATCAGCGAAGGCAAGACCATTGCCGACCCGCTTAGCGAGTCCGGGGTGTTTCCCTCGATGGTGACGCAGATGGTCGGCGTCGGCGAGGCTACCGGCGCGCTCGACACCATGCTCAACAAGATCGCCGATTTTTACGACGAGGAGGTCGACACGGCCGTCGATGCGCTCACCTCGCTGCTCGAACCGATGTTGATGGTTTTTCTCGGCGTGGTCGTCGGCGGGCTGGTCATCTCGATGTACCTTCCGATCTTCAAGCTGGCAGGCGCCGTCGGTGGCTGA